The window TGCAAACTGAAATATTAATATGAAGGTTTCAAGTGACAAGCAATGATATAGGCATTTATTAACATTACCTTTGTTTTACCAAGCAGTACTGGTGAGCGAGAAATACCATTATCATTTGATTGGAGGTTTTCCTACAGAACTAACAAATCTGAGTAAACTATTGATAGAAATGCATGCAAAGGGTGGGATAAAGAAGTCCTTTACCTCTTCCATGCCAttattgacatagccttctttgttaTTCATATCTTTAATAATCTGGTCTTGCTTTTTTATATGCTCCTGCATCTTTGCTATTACCTCCCAAACGTCATGTTCAACTTCATATGGTGATCCATCAGTTCTAGTCATATTGATGTTCTTTAGATACCGTGGCGTCCGACCGTAGACTTGCTTAGGAGTTGGAAGCAAACCCATGCCATGCACTTGTCCAATCTTTTCTTTCCCTAACACTTCCTGCAGGGCATCACCTTCCCATGCGACTCTTCCATTCAAATTTTGTGCCAACTCTGGTCGTTCGGTTATTAGATTCTCCAATCGATCCTATAAGAAAAGAATCATGCATACACTAGTTAGATTGAACCATAACTTGATCCCGAGAACAATTAGACAATTTCTATATTAATTGCCTACCAGGCGCTTATTTCTATCTTTATTTTTAGCATCAGCATCatccttcttcttgtgagttgctaAATAAACCTTTGATCTGTGTGGTCGTTTCTTTTCAGGATCAGCTTGCCTCTACAAAACAGAAACAGCACCCATATGACAAAAGAGACACAGGAAAACACTTCAGGAATCAAGATTACTCACCATGTCTTCACCCCAACATGCATAACTCTTTGTGCCAGCATTATGTGAATCCTTCACGAGGGATCGACTAATTATATTCTTCTCAGCAAGGGCCTGTTATGATGTAATCATATCGTAAATGCAACTTTTAAGATAAGCCCGAGAACTCACATTTAAATGTCAAAACAGGAAAGTACAGTATCTCATTCATTACCCTTCCTTTTTTGGACTTCCAATATTTAACAAGCCCACGCCATTGATCGTTGTCCACATCTTCTGGACAGAGCTTATACAAAGCCTTTCGCTTGATGTTTGGATTTTTTTCAATGGCGGGTTTGAAGAAAGCATCTTTCAAACTAGACTTAAATTTCCTCCAGTCTCTTCCAATTGATTTGAGTATCCATTTTTCACATGATCGAGGATACACGAACTTTGTCTGAAAgtacaaaataatgaatggatgtaAATAGACATGCAGACCACACTACATCTCATGTGCACAAATTAGATATAAATAGAAGGGCAGCAAATAacatattttgttttcttgttAATTGTGAAGTACCTGTACGCACTGCAATATTGTTTCCTCACCACTATTCTTTTTGACATGACGCCAATCATTTATGTTTAGTGGGCAAAATCCTCCATTTCTAGCAATCGTGCCCAGAAACTTCCCCAAGATTGCACCTTCATCTCCTATAGGCTGGCTATCTTCATTTCATTTCACAACTATTCTCTGCCCCTTTGGCATGTTCCAGACAATTGGCAAGCTTGTTCTCTTGCGCTTGCGTACTTCCTTGTCTACTACAAGATTAATTAAGAAAAGTACTAATGAAATGACGCCCGCCGATTATTCTTTCGATACTAAGCATATACAAGTTAATTAATAGAAGCACAAAATGTAATAGGTTGTTACCTTGATTGTGAACTTGACCCTCTTCATCGACCAATGCTTGTGATTCATGACCTTGTGGGAATTGCTCACCATTGTTGCAgtctccatcttcatcatcacgttgGTCCGTAACCTGAATCACATTCAACCTTTTTGACCTATGTGGTGGTCCTGCAGAACAACCAtacatcttttattccaataatTACAACAGTAGATACATATATGTAATAAGCATGGTTCAAGAGGGATACTTTGCGGCCCTTGCATAGTAAGTTGCCCTGCCCCTTCAGCAGAGACACCACCGTCCTGTAAGAGAACACTCTCATTTGGATGGTTAGATGGAGCAACATCAATTTGCTTGCTAGGCGGAGCAATATGATCGTCAGCCTTCTCCTTAGATACATACAGATGGACAGCTTTCACAATCTCAGGGTCGGACAACATTTTCATCACAAGACCTTCATCATAAATGTGAACTAAGTAGGAGCTGCCTAGACGGTTTTTTTCCGCATAGTACAGAAAGTCAATTGCCTGAAAGCCAACTTCTTCGATCATCAAGATTAAGTCGTAATACGAGACATCACGTCTCATCATGGATCTTTGTAAAATTTTGGCTTCCTgatttgtatcttcatagtgcagGTATATGGTCAACATGTCCGTCGCCATCCTAAGTTATATATAAAAATGTCAATTAAATCATTACATGTAAAGACAAATTAACTAATGACTACAGGGACAATTTAATTTGCCAATAGACATGTGAATGGAGAGGGCGGAGAAGTACACAGTAGCACGTCAATGCGCTATCAGCTTATCATAACTTAAAACAGAGAGATGAGGTACAAGACCATGGGTCCAGCCACACCCACACTAAGATATAACGCTGTCGACATAAGGATTCAGGACAGGTTTAAGTTGAAAAGTGTACAGGACCTGATGATGTTCACTGCTTCCCTAAACAGAAGGGAAATTGAAAGTACATAGGATCATCAGGTGATGGTGCAAATCTTAAGCATTTTCTCTGTTCGTAATTTCAGTCATTTATTATCCTAATGGTTCAATTTTCGCAGGCGAAACTGTTACAGTAGATCGGCTGCATCGAATCGAAAAGCAGAGTTGGGTTTGATCATGATAGTCTTAGGGCATCAAAGAAAATGACAAAGGAGCCAAATGAGCCCAGATTTGTTTCGTGTGCCCAGATTGCAAACTAGACATGTTAAAAAGCTTGGAGCGGGCGCAGCAAAGCGCACCGTTTGCTTCTAGTTTCTCAAAAAGTCTGATCAAATTTAAACAATAGTCAATGGATCGATCTAGCAGAAATGTAGAACACGCACGTATATCAATGGATCGACCTGATTAGTGGATTAGGCATTGGAACATCGCAAAACTATAGTCAGACGAACAGTGGAGTTggaacccgccgccgccgccgccaaccaccgACGGGGGCCCAGCACAACTTTTCCCCTCCTCTCCTCCCGCGACGCTCCCGCGAGCGTCCGGGAGGCTAAACCTAGCGCCGCCGCCcaccctcccctcctcctctccccctccctcgccgccgccagggggcGCGAGCGGGCGAAGCCCgatcgtcgccggcggcggcgaggtcctCTTGTCTCCTCGCGCGGGGGGAACGGCGCGGGCCGGATCTCTCGGGCTGGGACGCGGTGCTCGTTGCCGGGCACGGTGGCGCAGCAGCGCTCCGGCGCGGGCCAACGACGGTGGCGTGGCGGCGGCGTGACAGGCGGCATGGAGGCGGTGCAGGCCGGTGGGTGGTGTCCGCGGCGGCTGCTCCCCTGCAGCGCCCCGACGTCGAGTCTGGCACTGCGGGTCGAGCTCGACCGGGTCGCGGGCGGCCCTCTCTCCGTGGCTCGGgtgggggaggagggggcggcgcgaCAGCGGTGGCGGTGGGCGTCCCCGTTCAGCCGGGCCCTTTGCAGCAGGACGGCGGCGCTCGGCACGGGGAGACCTCCCTGCTGGCTTCCCTTGGGCGCGGCGGCGGCCGATCTGGTCCCCTTCCCCTTCTTCGGCGTCCTGCGGCGGCCGGTGCGCCCCGGCTGGTCCGGGCCTGTGGCTTCGGGGGCGAACTTGGTTTCGGGGGGGAGGTTGGCTGGTGGACGGGGACGCCTCCGCATGCCCCGTCACCGATCTTGGCCTTGGGCTGCTCTGTCAGCTCCCCCTTCCCCCGGACCGGCATATGGTCGCGGTTCCTCTCGTGGCAAGGTGTCCGCCTGTGGCTTCGGAGTCGGCTGGGGGCGTAGATCTGGCCAAAGGTGTGCTCTTTGGTGGCTGTCGCGGTGGTCTGGTGGCAGGGTGGCGGTCCTGGCGGTGGGAGGCGCGTATGTCGTGGGCGGACTGCGCGTCTCGGTTGCGGGCACGCATGCATGGCTGCTTGGGCGGCATGGCTGCGAGTGGTTGGCGGATCGGGGATGCGACGAAGGGATTGAAGCACCGGGGTTCATCACCTGTCCAGTTCGTGCACTGGCCGACGGTGGCGGCGTTTGCGGATGCCGTTTTCCTCCTTGTAGGCTCCGTCGTGGTGCTCATTCTCCTTCGTCTCGctccgggtgaaaacttgatctGAGGATCAGACGGTGGCGACATTCCGTGGTCGTACCCTTCTTGGAGGCATCGTCTTGGAGCCCTCGGTCCTGCGTGGTTCGTCACACACCCTCCCGGACGATTGCTCTTGGTGGTCTCCGTCGGCGCTAAGCGGTTCCTTGTTGCACATCTTGTAGGTGTTTGGTTGTTGTTGAGGGTGTGTTTCGTTGCCCGGCTTCCTTGTATCTCGCTTTGGGTATGTGTGGTGTGCGTTTGTATCGATACTTTGACTGTAAGTGGTTGttactttataatataaagcgggggaaaccctttttcgttaaAACTATAGTCAGACACAACCTATGTGCATATTTTATTTGTCTACGTATGTGATTGCTTAATTATTTGTCTACGTATGGTCTAATTATGCAATTAGCCGCGGCCATTAGGCATCTACAGTACACACTGTGCTACGAATTGTTGAGGGAGCGAGCGATTGGCAGGGGAACCCCTGCTGGCCTCTCCCCGTCCCCGCCCCTGCATCACTACAGTGGTGTCACCTAGCATACCTCAGAGAATTCGTAGCAGTCAGATCAGGGAAAGGGTGGGCGTTCAGATCCATACCAGCCACGAGATCGTACCCCTTCAGGATGTAGGTGGCGGAGCTGAAGACCGACGAAGCCGTCGCCGCAACGATCCAAACGGCGCCGGGACAGATCGAGGAAGCGGCGCCGATGCAGGTCGAGGAAGCGGCAGATCCTACGGGGNNNNNNNNNNNNNNNNNNNNNNNNNNNNNNNNNNNNNNNNNNNNNNNNNNNNNNNNNNNNNNNNNNNNNNNNNNNNNNNNNNNNNNNNNNNNNNNNNNNNNNNNNNNNNNNNNNNNNNNNNNNNNNNNNNNNNNNNNNNNNNNNNNNNNNNNNNNNNNNNNNNNNNNNNNNNNNNNNNNNNNNNNNNNNNNNNNNNNNNNNNNNNNNNNNNNNNNNNAGGTGGTGGCCGCACTGGGCGCTGGCGGTGTGCTGGGCGTTGGAGTGCAGCGAGGTAGCCGCCGAACGGTGGGCGGCTGGGCTGGATgtggatgggtttgagacccaattTATCTAGCGTTTTCTAGTTAGTTGGAGGGAAAAATAAGCGCCAAGGTGGAGAACTGGAGGGAAATTTGGATATATTTTTTTATCAAGGAGAACTGGAGGGAAATTGTTTTGGAAGAACCGGGACATTGTTACATATATTAATTTGTTTGGAATATAAATTTTCCAAAAAGTGTTTTTGGCATGG is drawn from Triticum dicoccoides isolate Atlit2015 ecotype Zavitan chromosome 4A, WEW_v2.0, whole genome shotgun sequence and contains these coding sequences:
- the LOC119284382 gene encoding uncharacterized protein LOC119284382, giving the protein MLAQRVMHVGRQADPEKKRPHRSKVYLATHKKKDDADAKNKDRNKRLDRLENLITERPELAQNLNGRVAWEGDALQEVLGKEKIGQVHGMGLLPTPKQVYGRTPRYLKNINMTRTDGSPYEVEHDVWEVIAKMQEHIKKQDQIIKDMNNKEGYVNNGMEEENLQSNDNGISRSPVLLGKTKRIQCNGPVEACSSMQHDIPEDNNLSRSHEKVGDHDVNQLQIQQNSSSPQDLVIDSVLELQGDGNEEYYG